CGCGATCTGGAGCGCCCGGCACCGGGTGCTCGCGATACTCGGCTGGATCGCCTTCGTGGCCGCGACAGTGGTGCTCAGCGCCCAGTTCGGCACCCGTGAGGCGACCTCGGCCGAGCAGGGCAACGGCGACTCCGGCCGGGCCGACAAGATCGTTGAGGCGGCCGGGTTCCCGGTGCGGCCGGCCGGCGAGATGGTGCTGATCCAGAACCGGGCCGGCACCGACCGGGCCGCTGTCACCACCGAGGTGACCCGGACGCTGAAGACGCTTGCCGACGTCACCGACGTGCAGGAGGCCATCCAGTCACCCGACGGCCGGTCGACGCTGGTGGCGTTCAGCGTCAAGGGCGACCCGGAGACGGCGAAGGAGCGGGTCGGCCCCGCCCTGGACGCGGTGGCCGAGGTGCAGGCCGCCCACCCGGAGCTCTATGTCGCCGAGGCGGGGGACGCCAGCGGCGACAAGCTGATCGGTGACGAGTTGGACGCGGGCCTGTCCCGGCTCTCCATGCTCTCCATCCCGGTCACGCTCGGCATCCTGCTGGTGGCGTTCGGCGCGGTGGTGGCCGCGCTGCTGCCGGTCGGCCTGGCGGTGACCGCGGTGATCGCGGCGATCGGGCTGATGGCGGCCGGTAGCCGGTTCGCGCACACGGTGGACGCCACGACGCACGTGATGCTGCTGGTCGGGCTCGCCGTCGGCGTCGACTACTGCCTCTTCTACATCCGCCGGGAACGCGATGAGCGCCGGGCCGGCGCCGATCCGGACCGGGCCCTGATGATCGCCGCGCAGACCTCCGGGCGGTCGATCTGGATCTCCGGTCTCACCGTGATCGTGGCGATGGCCGGCATGTTCCTCACCCACGACACCACGTTCGTCAGCTTCGGGTTGGGCACCATCCTGGTGGTCGCGACGGCGGTGCTCGGCTCGCTCACCGTGCTGCCGGCCCTGCTCTCGGCGCTCGGCGACCGGGTCGACGCCATCAAGATCCCGGGTCTCTACCGCCGGCGCAGCGACGGCCGCTTCTGGACCGGGCTGCTGCGGCTCGTGCTGGCCCGGCCGCTGATCTCCACGCTGGTCGCGGTGGGCCTGCTCGGCCTGCTGGCCGCTCCGGTGCTGGACATGCGTACCCGCGGGCAGAACATCCTGGACGTCTCGCCGAAGGCGCCGGTGGTGCAGGCGTACCAGGCGGTCAGCGAGGCGTTCCCGAGCAAGACCTCGCCGGCGCAGGTGGTGGTGCGGGCGCCGGTCGTCAAGGGCAAGCAGTTCGACCAGGCCCTCGCCGACTTCAAGACGGCGGTCGGGCGCAGTGGCGGCAAGCTGGTCGAGCCGGTCGACGTCGAGGTCAACCCGGCCGGCACTGTCGCCATCGTCTCGGTCGGCCTGGCCGGCAACGGGGAGAACAAGGCGTCGACGGACGCGCTGAAGCTGCTGCGCGGCGACGTCGTGCCGGCCTCGTTCGGCCACCTGCCCGGTGCGACAGCGCTGGTGACCGGGGCCGCCGCGGGCAACGCCGACTTCAACCACCAGATGCAGAAGAGCCTGCCCTGGGTGTTCGGGTTCGTGCTCGGGCTCGCCTTCATCCTGCTGCTGGTGTCGTTCCGATCGGTGACCGTGGCGATCACCGGGGTGGTGCTCAACCTGCTCTCCGTCGCCGCCGCCTACGGCATGCTGGTCTTCGTCTTCCAGTACGGGCACTTCGACGAGCAACTCGGCTTCCTGCCCTCGGACGGCATCATCAACTGGATCCCGCTCTTCCTCTTCGTGATTCTTTTCGGACTCTCGATGGACTACCACGTGTTCGTGCTGAGCCGGATCCGCGAGGGGCACGACCGGGGACTGCCGACCCGGCAGGCGGTCAGCGAGGGCATCGGCCGCACGGCCGGCGTGATCACCAGCGCCGCGGTGGTGATGATGGCGGTGTTCGCGCTCTTCGCGACGCTGCCGCTGACCTCGACGAAGGAACTCGGGGTGGGGCTGGCGGCCGCGGTGCTGCTGGACGCCACGCTGGTCCGCGCGGTGCTGCTGCCGGCCGTGATGGCCCTGCTCGGCAAGGCGAACTGGTGGCTCCCGAGAGGGCTGCGCTGGCTGCCGGAGATCGCTCACGAGCCGCCGGCGCCGGTCGTCGAGCCGCGTGACGAGGAGCGCCGGCTGATGCCGGTGGGCTGAGATCCGCCGAAACGGTCCGGGTGCGCCGCGCATCCGGACCGCTTCGCGTCTGGGGTACGGCGGGGGCGGCGCTTCTAGGGGTCCGGCGGGTGCGGCGCTGGGGGTACGGCGGGGACGGCGCTTCTTCGGTTCAGCGGGGGCCGGGCTTGAGGGCGGCGCTTCTGGGCTGGGCGGGCGCGCTTCACGCGTACCGGAAATGGGGTGGATTTTGTGGGGGAGCGGTCAGAGCGCCTGGGCTGTGATGGCGCCGAGGCTTGCGGCGCCGAGGCCGGTGAGGAGGCTGACCAGCACATAGGCGACGGCGGTGGCCTGTTCGCCGCGGCGGGCGAAGGTGAGCGTCTCCCAGGAGAACGTGGAATAGGTGGTGAGCGCGCCGCAGAAACCGGTGCCGAGGAGCGCGGTCAGTCCCGGGGAGAGTGGCTGGCCGAGCAGGAACCCGAGGACCAGCGAGCCGACCGCGTTGACGGCGAGGGTGCCCCACGGGAAACCGGTGCCGTAGCGGGCCTGGACGTAGCGATCGGTCAGGTAGCGCAGCGGCGCCCCGATCGCCGCGCCGAGCGCGACCAGCAGCAGTGTCATCTCACGTCTCCCGCCGGGCCCGCGTCATCGGGCGTCGACCGGGGCCTCGTGCCGCGGGCGGGTGCCGAGTGCGGCGAGGGTGCTGCCGGCCCAGACGGCGAGGAGGGCGCCGGTGATCGTGGCGGCCAGATAGCCGAGCCCGATCGCGGGGGTGGCGTGCTGGACCTCGACCTCGGCGGTGGAGAACGTGGTGTAACCGCCGAGCAGGCCGGTGCCGAGGAAGAGCCGGGTCAGGCGGTGCCCCGGGCGGAAATGGGCGAGCAGGGTGAACAGGACGCCGATCAGGAAACAGCCGGAGACGTTGATCAGCCAGGTGGACCAGGGGAACTCGCTCGAGGTGTGTGGCCAGGCCGCGCCGATGGCGTAGCGGGCCAGCGCGCCGAGCACGCCGCCGGCCGAGACGGCGGCCAGCGCCCGGCGATCAACGTCGAGATCCATCACGGGCACGGTATCGCGCGGGCGGCCGGGGGGACGTGGCGGCGTCCTCCCCGGCCGGTTCCGGGCGCTTCGGGGCAGATCCACCGATCGCATGAAACGACCTGAAACAGGCGTTGTAAATGCCCGTTGACCTGTGCCTCAGCGGTTTCAACGTCCACTGTAGGCGACGATCTTGCACGGTGGTAATCCGGCCCGGCACGCTTTCTTGACGTAGTCTCGCGGCTCCGCAGCGTCGCATTCCGGGCCGGCCGGCGAGGTGATCTGGACCGGCCGCGCTACGAGTGGATGCAGGTGTTGCCGGTGGTGACAGTGAGCTCGCGGAGGGCCACGCCGGGGGCCTGCTCGACGAGAACCGGGGACCAGCTGTCGCCGGATCCGGCGCCGGCGATCCGGCAGTCGCGGACCTCGCAGTCGCGGTAGGCGAGCACGGTGACCACGCCGTCCACCTCGCTGCGGCCCCACCCGGCGATCCGGACCGCGTACCGGGGGCCGGACCAGCGCACGCACACGTCGCTCACCACGATGCGGGCGCCGACGTCCTCCGACGACGACACGAAGCGGTTGGTGTTGTCGCCGGGTAGCAGCCGGAAGCCCATCTCCACGTCGTGCAGGCAGGCGCCGGTCACCCGTACGTCGTGCACCGAGCTGAGGTAGAACCCCTCGGTCGCGTCCCGGACCCGCAGGTCGGAAACGGTCAGCCGGTGCGGGTGGTAGGTGGGGCCGACGATCGACGACACGTCGGCGCCGGCCGCGCCCCAGTGCACAGCGACCCCGGTGTACCCGCCGGTGACCAGCACGTCGTGCAGGACGACGTCGCGCACCGCGCCCATCACGCCGATCGCGTTCGCGGTGCGCAGCGGGCCGTGGTCGACGTGTACCCGGTGCACCTCGACCGCACTGATCCACTGCGGTTCGCCCGGGTAGAGGTACTCGCCGACGGTGAGGCCGGTGCCCCGGTCGCCGCCGTGCTCACCCGGGTCGGACGGGGCCGGCCGGAGCCCGAGGTCGCTGATCGCGACCTCGGAGCCGAGCACGTGCAGCACCGGATGCCCGGTCCGGGACTCGGAGATCAGCCAGGTGTTCTCGGCCGAGGCACCGCGCACCGTCCAGCCGCCGGGCACCCGCAGCCCCTCGGCCAGCCGGTGGTTGCCGGGCGGCAGCTCCAGCTTGCCGGGCGGCTGGGTGTCCAGCAGGTCCTGCAGGTTCCGGTGGTTCGCCACCGGGTCATCACCGAGGATCATGGTGCTCCGCTCAGGTGCCGGGAGGGGCCGCGAGTGTCAGGCCGGAGAAGAGGGCGCCGGGAGGGTGGCCGGGACCGGCATCAGCCGACAGGCGCGGACGCCGGGGCCGGGACCGGCTTGAGGCGCCAGGACAGCGTCGGCTGTGCCTGCGCCGAGCCGAGCAGCACCGGATTCGGCGCCGGCTCGGCGAACCGCAACGTGGCCACCCCGTCGGCGCCGCGGGACACCTCGACCGGCACCGGCTCGCCGGTGACCAGGTCGGTGGCCAGCACCCCGCTCAGCTCGCCGGGCCGCTGCGGGAGGGCCCGCACCGCCACCCGCCGGGCCGCCCGGGTCAGTTTGAACACGGCGCGGGCCGGTTTCTGCCGGGTCCACCGGTTGCCCGGGCTGACCGGCAGCGGCGGGGCGGCCGCCACCCCGGCCGATTCCAGCCGGTAGCCGAGCGCACCGCCCGGCTGCACGACAGCGAAGTCGCAGCCGCTGTGCCCGGGCGGGCCGCTGACCGGTTCCGGCTGGTCGGCTTCCCGCACCACGACGCTGTTGAGCCGCAGGCCGATCGCCGACCGCGGGCTGAGCCGCGCCGCCGCCCACTCCGGGTGCCGCGCCTCGGCCAGCTCCACGATCAGCATGCCGTCCTCGGCCAGCTCGCCGGCGGCCAGGTCGAAGCCGAGGGTGGCGGTGGCCGGCGCGGCGCTGCGCCAGCCCTGGCGCCGGGCCAGCACCACAGCGCCGCGGATCCGGCCCTGCACTCGGACCAGGACCAGCCGGGGCAGCTCGGGTGCGAGCCGGGACGGCCGTACCCGGTCGGACCACCAGCGGGTGGCCATCTCGTCCAGGCCGATCGAGACGGTGACCCGGACCGGTCCGCCGGTGCCGTTCACCTTGATCGCGACCGCGCCGAACTCGCCGGTGGCCCGGCTGACGATGCCGGTGCCCCGGATCATCTGGTCCAGGATCAGGATCGACGGGCTGGCCCCGCTGGTCAGGTTCAACGGGAGCGACGCGGCCACCGACGGCTCGTCGAAGTCGGTGCGGAAGTACGAGCCGACCCTCATGAGAGACCGGCCGGCGCGAGGGACTGGCCGGCCGGGGCCGCGGCGAGGTCGGTCCGGGTGAGCAGCGGCTCGCGCCGGGTCCACATCCGCGCCACCGTCTCGAACAGCGGGTCGGCGTCGCTCTCGATGTGCCGGAACGTCGCCCGCATCGACTTGAGCAGGATGTTCGGTCCCCAGACCTCCCACTGCGGCACCTGCGGGGTGACCACGTCCGAGCCGCTGCGGTAGAGCCACAGCCAGAGCCGGGCCCGTTGCACCTGCTCCTCGGTGACCAGCGGGACGCCGTCCTTGATCGCGTTGATGCTCTCGTCGAGCGTCTTGAAGTACGAGTCGGTCGAGTCGACCACCGTGGACAGCCCGCACGAACTCCACTCCGACCAGCCGGCCTGCACCACCGGAATGCCGTAGGCGGGCAGCTCGTTGCTCACGCTGCCGCGCACCGTGACGCCCAGGTCGGTCAGGCTCCACAGCGCGTTCTTGCTGAGCGTGGCGCTCGGCTGGAAGATCATGTGCCGGGACTTCTTGTGCTGCTTTGCCAGCTCGTCGAAGAAGCCGGTCGAGTCGTAGAGCCGCTGGCTCGGGTGGTCCAGGAACATCCACTGCGCGTCGGTCCGGGAGGCCGCCCAGTTCGCGGTGTCGGTGAACCACTCGGAGAGGCTGGGGAACAGCTCCCGGTTGGTGCCCAGCGCGTCCGACACGGCGTGGTTGAAGACCGCGATGATCGGCTTGTCCGGGTCGAACCCGAACCGGGCAGCGGCGTGGCTGCGCAGCAGGGCCCGCTCGGCCGGATTGTTCAGGTCGACCGAGGCGTTGGTGCCACCCCGCCACCAGCTTGGCCGGCCCAGGTTGACCTTGGCCCGCCAGGCGATCAGCTCGGTGGTCGGGCGCAGTTCCGCCCGGCGCGGCCAGACCCGGGTCTCGAAGATCTCGCCGATCTGCCGGGTCAGCTCACCGCGGAACGTCTCGGTGTGCGTGTCGTGCTCGGGGAAGAGCGCGTACGCCTTGAGGCAGCCGGTCTGCTGGGTGTGGATCACCGGGACGCCGGCCCGCCGCGCCACGTCCACCGCCAGACCCCACTGGTCGTAGTCGACGTGGCTGGTCACCAGCGCGACCACGTTCCGCTGCTGGAAGACGTCCGCGTAGTACGCGGCCAGCGCGTTGCCGTAGCGGACCCGCTCGGCCGGCGGGTTCTCCCGCATCCGGGGCAGCTTGGCCAGCCGGGCGTCGGTCGCCTTGATGTTGTCCATGACGTCGAAGGCCGGCTTGGCGTCCGACGCGCGGACGATGTCCCAGACGTCGATCACCTCGGAGGCGCCGTACGCCGTGCCGAACTCCCGCACCAGCGACACGTCGAAGCCCTGCCACAGCGTCTTCGCCCAGGCCTCCTCGACCCCCGTGAAGATCACCAGCCGGGCCGGCCGCACCCGGCGGATCGCGTTGGCCACCGCCAGGTTGCGCAGCGTGACCCGGATGTCCTGGTGGAACGCCTCCACCAGGATCACCCCGTCATCGGTGGCCGGTGGCAGGTTCTTCTGCCAGAACACCTCGGCCGCGTTGAGGAAGTGCTTCCACTCCTGCTTGTTCGCTTTCAGCTGCACGTCAGATCAGGTCCCAGGTCAGTGGAGTTCCCTTGGCGGCGTCGGTGCGGAAGACGCGACCGAGCACCTGGCCGATCGCGTCCGGCTCGAGGCCGCCGGTGGGCCGGATGGAGCGGACGTTCGCCTCGGTCACCGGCTCGCCGGCCTTGACGTCGGTCACCACGTAGAGCGAGCGGCGGAACCGCAGGCCCTCCTTCTCCGCCTCGGTCGGGCCGATGGCTGTGGTGCCCAGCGCCTGCCAGGCCCGCTCCGATTCCACCACGAGCGCGGCGAGCTCGCCCGGGTCGAGGGAGAACGCCGAGTCCACGCCGCCGTCGGCCCGGTCCAGCGTGACGTGCTTCTCGATCAGCACGGCGCCGAGCGCGACGGCCGCGATCGGCACGCCGATGCCCAGCGTGTGGTCGCTCAGGCCGATCGGCAGTCGCAGCGCCTCGGCCAGCACCGGGATGCGCCGCAGGTTCGTCGACTCCGGCGGAGCGGGGTAGGACGCGGTGCAGCTGAGCACGGTGATGTCGGTGGCGCCGGCGCCCCGCGCGGCGTCGACCGCCGCGGTGATCTCCCGGAGCGTCGCCATGCCGGTGGAGATGATGATCGGCTTGCCGGTCGAGGCGCAGAGCCGGATCAGCGGCAGGTCGGTGATCTCCGACGAGGCGATCTTGTAGCGCGGCGCGTCCAGTTTCTCCAGCAGCTCGACGGCTGTCGGGTCGAACGGGCTGGAGAACGCCTCGATGCCCCGCTCCCGGGCGCGCTCGAAGATCGGCGCGTGCCAGTCCCACGGGGTGTGCGCGCGGGTGTAGAGGTCGTAGAGGTACTCCCCGCCCCACAGCTCATGACCCGCGGAGAGCTGGAACCGCGGATGTCTGACGTCCACGGTGAGGGTGTCAGCGGTGTACGTCTGGATCTTGATGGCGTCCGCGCCCGCGTCCGCGGCGGCGTCCACCAGCTGCAACGCCCGGTCCAGGGAACCGTTGTGGTTCCCCGACATCTCCGCGACGATGTAGGGCTTCGTTCGACTCATTTCGCTCTCTCTGTCCAGACGACCGTCTTCGGGACCCCGTCGACCAGCCGTTCGTATCTGCGCGTCTCGCGGAAGCCGAAGCGCCGGTGCAGGGCGAGCACCTGCTTGTTCTCCTCGAGCGTCTCGCCGCCGAGGGTCTCCAGGCCGAGGGTGCCGAAGGCGTACTCGACGGCCTCCTGCTCCAGCCGCATCCAGGCCGGCAGCAGGCGCCGGCCGAGCCCCTCGACGTCGAGGTAGAACGACCAGGTGCTGCCGTTGAAGATGACCACCCCGGCCGGTACGCCGTCCTCCTCGTAGATCAGGACGTCGCCGCCGTGGCTCGCCCACCAGGCCGCGTGTTCGGCCGGCTGGATCTCGTGGGTGGTGAGGCTGACGGCGCGTACCGCCGGGTGGTTGCGCCAGCTCAGGACCTGGTCGCGGTCGGAATCGGTGGCGGGTCGAAGCACGCGGTCAACGTAGGGAGGTGGTTTGGACCGGTCGTGGAGTTGAGGAGAGGTCCGGGGAAACCGCAGGTGTCGGTTCGGTGGACCGCTTCCGGGAACCGGCCAGCCGATAGCCGGCCCGCAGCGCCGAGTACAGCGCGTAGCTGTTCGCGGCGACCAGCCGGTGTTTCAGTCCCGCGGCGCCGGCCGGTGGGCGGTGCCCGGCGGGCAGGTGCCGGCGGTACTGCCTGACGATGCCCCGGAAGAAGCGGCGGCGGCAGCTCGGGTGCATCCGGGAGTCGTTGCCGGCCACCACCAGCAGGTGATTGATCATCAGGGTGAACACCCGGGCCCGTACGCCGGGCGCGGCCCCCAGCCGATCGAGCCGCTCGTGCAGCTCGTCGTACTGCTCGAAGGCCTCGAAATGCCGCTCGCTGCGGGTCGCGGTGATCGACCCCGGCCGGCCGACCCGGTAGTGATAGCAGACCCGGTTCAGCACCTCGACGCGCTCGGCGGCGACCAGCACCGGGTTGCTGAACGGGACGTCCTCGTACCACCCGGCGGGGAAGCGCAGCTCGTGCTCGGTGAGCAGGCCCCGCCGCGTGATCCGGTTCCACGCGGTGTGCTGCAGGCCGAGCAGCCGGTCCAGGGTGGCCGGGCCGGCCAGCACCGGGGAGCTGGCGTCGGGTTCCAGCCGCCCGTCCTCGTGCTCGCGCAGGTGGTCGACGAGCAGCACGTCCGGCGCTGACGCGCGGAGCCGGTCCAGCACGGCGCGCACCGAGCCCGGTGGCAGCCGGTCGTCGCTGTCGACGAACCAGACGTAGCGCCCGGTGGCCTCGGCCAGGCCGGCGTTGCGGGCCAGCCCGAGACCGACGTTGCTGGACAGGTGCAGCACCCGCAGGCCGCCGTGCCGGGCCGCGTAGGCGTCCAGCATCGCGCCGCAGCCGTCCGGTGAGGCGTCGTCGACGGCGATCACCTCGACCGACGCGTTCTCCTCCGGCGTCAGACCGGCCCGGATGGAGTCGAGGCAGGCCAGGAGGAAATCCTCGACCGCGTAGACCGGCACCACGACGGTCAGCAGAACATCCATCCGTCAACCGTGCGGGATCAACGTGACGCCGAGGCGAACCGCACCTGAAGCAGGCCTGCGACGAAGACGAATTCACCCAGGTGAGGTCACTCCTGGCGAGGGAAGAGCAGGTCGTCCATCGCCGTGGCGGTCAACGGCTCGGCGAAGTAGTAGCCCTGCCCCAGCTCGCAGTTCCCGCCGGCCAGCTCGCTCAGCTGCCCGGCGTCCTCGATCCCCTCCGCCACCGTGGACAGCTGCAACGCCTGACCGAGCTGGATGATGCCCAGGGTCAGCGCGGCAGCGGCCGGCAGATCGCCGATGTCGTCGACGAACGACTTGTCGATCTTGATGATGTCCACCGGGAAGTTCCGCAGGTACGCCAGCGACGAGTACCCGGTCCCGAAGTCGTCGATGGCCAGCCGTACCCCGAGCGCCTTGATCTCCTCCAGCCGGCGCAACGTCTCCGGCCGGTGGTCCACCAGCAGCGACTCGGTCAACTCGATGATCAGGCAGCGGGCCGGCAGGCCGCTCTCGGCCAGCGCCGCCGCGACCAGTTGTGGCAGGTCGGCCCGCTCCAGCTGGACCGCGGAGAGGTTCACGCTGACGGTCAGCGGCGCCTGCCCGTCCCGCTGCGCGTTCCACCGGGCCGCCTGCCGGCACGCCTCGCGAAGCACCCACTCGCCGATCGGCACGATCAGCCCGGTCTCCTCGGCGAGCGGGATGAACTCCAGTGGCGGGATCATCCCGCGCTCCGGATGCTGCCAGCGAACCAGCGCCTCCAGCCCGGAGATCTCCTCGGTGCGCAGCCGTACGATCGGCTGGAACCGCAGCTCGAACTCGTGCCGCAGCACCGCCCGGCGCAGGTCCGCCTCCAGTTCCAGGTGCCGCTGGAACGACTCGCGCATGGCCGGCTCGAAGACCGCGAGCTGGTCCTTGCCCTGCTTCTTCGCCTCGGACATCGCCAGGTCCGCGCGGACCAGCAGGTCCTCCGCGTCCACCAGGCCGGACTCGGCGTACGCCACCCCGACGCTGCAGGAGGCGAACACCTCCCGCCCGTCCAGGTCGAACGGCTCCCGCAGCGCGTGCACGATCCGCCGGGCCACCTGGACCGCCGCCGGCTCGGTCACCACGGGCAGCAGCACCGCGAACTCGTCGCCGCCCAGCCGGGCCGCCGTGTCCCCGGCGCGCAGGCACTCGCGCAGCCGGTCGGCCACCGCGGCCAGCAACCGGTCACCGGTCGCGTGCCCGAGCGAGTCGTTCACCACCTTGAACCGGTCCAGGTCGACCAGCAGCGTGGCCACCCCACCGGCCCCGGTGGTGGCCAGCGCGTTCTCGGTACGGGTGCGGAACAGCGAGCGGTTGGCCAGCCCGGTCAGCGAGTCGTGGAACGCGTGGTTCATCTCGCGCAGCGTGCGCGCGTCGGTGATGGCCAGGCTGACGTGCTCGGCGAACGCCTGCAGGATCTCCTGCGAGGCCCGGTCCCACGCGCGGATTTCCTGGTAGGAGCCGACGAACAGGGCCCCGACAACGGTGCCGTCCTCGTGCACCGGCACCGCCATCACGCTCTTCAGCCGGGCCCGGACGATCTCCGGCACCGCGATCGGCGAGTTCGCGTAGTCGTCCACGGCGACCAGCTCGTCGCCCATGATCGCGAGCCCGGCGACACCCAGCGCGGCGACCGGCACCGCCTGCAGCCGTGGTACCGCCTCGTCCGGGACGCCGCGGCTGGCGATCAGGCTGGTCCGGGCCGGGTCGTCGAGGTCCAGCACGGTCAGCCCGGCCATCTCCACGTCCAGCAGCTCGGCCGCGCTCGCGGTGATCTGGTCCAGGACCCGGCGCAGCGGCTCGCGCCGGGCGATCGCCCGCTGCACCGAGCCGAGCTCGTCGAAGAGCCGCTGCCGGCGCTGCAACGAGGTGATCAGGCGGTCGTTCTCGGCGGCCTGCCGGCGCTCCATCTCGATCAGGTGCAGCGCCTGCAGGCTCAGTTCGAGGACCCGGGCCATGCCGCGGAGCAGGCACACCTCCTCGACGGTGAACGGCGTCCGGCGGCCGAGCACCAGCACGCCGGGGACGACGCCACCGAGGTGGGCCAGGGTGACCGCGTAGCGGCGGCCGTCGACCTCCAGGTCGGCGCGCCGACCGGCGGCGATCTCGGTCAGGGCGCCGGCCGGGATCCGTTCGGCGGACAGTCCGACCGCCGCGACCACACCTCCGTCGACAGTCAGCACGGCGAGGTCGGCGCCGAGCGCGCGAGCCGCGCATTCGACGGCGGCATGCTGGGCGGCGGCCTCATCGGGCCGATCTGCGACGACGGCGAGGAACTCCGTCAGCTGCTGGGTGGCGAGCACGTCGTTGCAGTCGGCGCGGGCGCACCGCAGTTGAGGAATTGCAACCCGGGGGCGTGTTCCGGAGCCCGGCCGGCGGTGTGCCAATCTGGTCACGAGCGGTCAGTGTGCCGTCACGTATGGTTGTCAAATTTCGGTTCGGTGGGCTGAATGGAGTCCGTGGGCACCGCTCAGGAACCTCCCCATCCGGCACCGTCCGGGCTCGCCCGTGGCCGGATCGGCGCGGTCTCCGCCGCCCTCTTCGGCGTTGCCGCCGCCGCGCCGATCGCCACCGTGGTCACCGTGGTCACCGTGAGCCCGCCGGTCCTGGCCGCCGGTGCCGGGCCGCTCGCGGCACTGTCGGTGGTCGCCGTCGCGGTCGTCCTGCTCCTTTTCGGTACGCCCTACGCCGCCATGATCCGCCGTACCCCGCACGCCGGAGCCACCTATCCGCAACTCGCCCGCGGTCTGGGTCGCCCCGCCGCGCTGGTCGGCGCCTGGCTCGCGCTGGCCGGGTACCACGCGATCCAATTCGGTCTATACGCCCTGCTCGGCCAGGCCGCCGCGCCGCTGCTGCACAGCTGGTTCGGGGTGACCGCCCCGTGGTGGCTGGTGGCCGGCGCCGGCTGGTTGCTGGTCACCCTCGGCGGCCTGCTGCGCGTGGAGTTCGCGGCCGGCGTGATCGCCCTGCTCACCGTCGCGGAGACGGCGGTGCTGGCCGGTCTAGCCGCGGCCGGCGTGCTCCGCCCGGCGGGTGGTGCCCCGATCCGGACCGGCACCTACCTGATCACTGACCCGGCGCGGCTGGACCGCTCGCTGCTCGGCCTGCTGCTCGCCGTCGCGGTGCTGGCCTTCGTCGGCTTCGAGACCGCGGCGACGTACGCCGAGGAGACCCGCGATCCGCGCCGCACCGCCGGCCGGGCCGCCCGCGGCGCGGTCCTGCTGCTCGCCCTGCTGCTGGCCGGTGTCACCTGGAGCCTGATCGTCGCGGCCGGCCCGGCCGGGGTGGCCGGGCGGGCCGCCGCCCGCGGACCCGAGTTGCTGTTCGCCCTGGCCGGCGAGCGGCTCGCCCCCTGGGCCGTCACGCTCGCCCGGCTGATGCTGGTCACCGGCCTGCTCGCGGCCATCCTGGCGGTGCACCACGCGCTCGCCCGGTACCTGTACGCACTCGGCCGGGAACGGGTGCTCCCCGGCGTACTGGGAAATGTCTCGCCGCGGACCGGCGCGCCGCGCGCCGCCGCCCTGACCCAGTCGCTCGTCGCGGGGGCCGCCCTGACCGGCGCCTACCTGGCCGGGGCGACGGCCTCGGCCCGGACCGCCCGCGCTCTGGTGGTCGGCGGCGGCCTGGCGATCCTGGTGTTGCTGCTGCTCACCGCGGTGGCGGCGCTGTTGCACCTGAACCGCGTCCCGGCCCGGGAAGGTGTCGGTACCCGGTTCTTCGCGCCCGTTCTGTCCATTGTGTCCCTTGGCGTGCTGCTCTACCTGGCCGGCCGCGACCTCGCCGCGCTGCTGGCGGTCCGCGCCGGCTCGCCGTGGGTGAGCGTGGTGCTCGGCGCGCTGGCCGGCTGCCTGGCGATCGGGCTGGCGCACGCGCTGGTGCTGCGGCTCGCCGATCCGGTGCGCTAC
This window of the Actinoplanes oblitus genome carries:
- a CDS encoding putative bifunctional diguanylate cyclase/phosphodiesterase is translated as MTRLAHRRPGSGTRPRVAIPQLRCARADCNDVLATQQLTEFLAVVADRPDEAAAQHAAVECAARALGADLAVLTVDGGVVAAVGLSAERIPAGALTEIAAGRRADLEVDGRRYAVTLAHLGGVVPGVLVLGRRTPFTVEEVCLLRGMARVLELSLQALHLIEMERRQAAENDRLITSLQRRQRLFDELGSVQRAIARREPLRRVLDQITASAAELLDVEMAGLTVLDLDDPARTSLIASRGVPDEAVPRLQAVPVAALGVAGLAIMGDELVAVDDYANSPIAVPEIVRARLKSVMAVPVHEDGTVVGALFVGSYQEIRAWDRASQEILQAFAEHVSLAITDARTLREMNHAFHDSLTGLANRSLFRTRTENALATTGAGGVATLLVDLDRFKVVNDSLGHATGDRLLAAVADRLRECLRAGDTAARLGGDEFAVLLPVVTEPAAVQVARRIVHALREPFDLDGREVFASCSVGVAYAESGLVDAEDLLVRADLAMSEAKKQGKDQLAVFEPAMRESFQRHLELEADLRRAVLRHEFELRFQPIVRLRTEEISGLEALVRWQHPERGMIPPLEFIPLAEETGLIVPIGEWVLREACRQAARWNAQRDGQAPLTVSVNLSAVQLERADLPQLVAAALAESGLPARCLIIELTESLLVDHRPETLRRLEEIKALGVRLAIDDFGTGYSSLAYLRNFPVDIIKIDKSFVDDIGDLPAAAALTLGIIQLGQALQLSTVAEGIEDAGQLSELAGGNCELGQGYYFAEPLTATAMDDLLFPRQE
- a CDS encoding APC family permease, giving the protein MESVGTAQEPPHPAPSGLARGRIGAVSAALFGVAAAAPIATVVTVVTVSPPVLAAGAGPLAALSVVAVAVVLLLFGTPYAAMIRRTPHAGATYPQLARGLGRPAALVGAWLALAGYHAIQFGLYALLGQAAAPLLHSWFGVTAPWWLVAGAGWLLVTLGGLLRVEFAAGVIALLTVAETAVLAGLAAAGVLRPAGGAPIRTGTYLITDPARLDRSLLGLLLAVAVLAFVGFETAATYAEETRDPRRTAGRAARGAVLLLALLLAGVTWSLIVAAGPAGVAGRAAARGPELLFALAGERLAPWAVTLARLMLVTGLLAAILAVHHALARYLYALGRERVLPGVLGNVSPRTGAPRAAALTQSLVAGAALTGAYLAGATASARTARALVVGGGLAILVLLLLTAVAALLHLNRVPAREGVGTRFFAPVLSIVSLGVLLYLAGRDLAALLAVRAGSPWVSVVLGALAGCLAIGLAHALVLRLADPVRYAGIGLGGAALVITPQPGPAAEQPTGNPRTWAAPPGDAPEEPADAPAGLPRQRTPGAHRPERVHPEING